The Thermoplasmata archaeon DNA window GAGCCGAAGGTCCTGCGGATGACCGAGCTCGCCTACTCCGACGACCTCGGGCGCTTCGCGGAGAAGGAGCGATTCCACGGGATGCTCGCCGAGGGCTGGGAAGGGGTCCTGCGCGGCGAGCCGCCCACCTACCGCTACTGCGCGGCGCCCGCGCCGACGCTGATGCTGCTCCTGCGCCACTATCCGCTCAGCGACGACGTGGGCTTCCGCTTCTCGTCGACGGCCTGGAGCGAGTACCCGCTGACCGCCGAGAAGTACGCGCGCTGGCTGGGCGCGACCCCGGGCGAGCTGATCGGCCTGTTCATGGATTTCGAGACGTTCGGCGAGCACCACCCGGCGCGCTCAGGGATCCTCGAGTTCCTCAGCGCCCTTCCGCGCGCCGTCCGCCAGCAGGGCGGCCTCGAATGGGCGACGGTCGACGAAGCGATCCAGGGCCCCCCGCGGGCCCCGCTCAGCGTGCCGTACACGATGAGCTGGGCCGACCAGAACCGCGACCTGGGGGCCTGGCTGGGCAACGACCTCCAGCGCTCGGCGTTCGAGGCCGCGAAGAAGGTCGGGCTCGCGGTGCTCCAGAGCGGCGACGCCGCGATCATCACGGACTGGCGCAAGCTGCTCACGTCGGACCACTTCTACTACATGTACGTGACCGGCCACGGGGCCGACCAGGGAGTGCACCAGTACTTTTCGAGCTACGACAGCCCCTACGACGCCTACGCGAACTACATGAACGCGCTCACCGACCTGCGGCGGCGCGCGCTCGAGAAGCTCGGGGTGCCGACGCTGAAGTAGCCCGCTCCCACGGGCCTCGGGCTTTATCTAGAGGAAGCACGCAGGATGGGGCATGGCCCCCCTTGGAGCCCGCCGTTCGCCGGCCCGCACACTGCTGATCGCGCTCGCCGTAGGGATGTTCCTCGCCGCCGGCCTCGCCGCCGCGGTCGCGGATCCCGGTGTTCCCGCCGGATTCTCCGCGCGGATCACGTCGGTCGGCTCGATCGGGAGCGAGAACCTCGCCTCCGCCCAGGCGTCGATACTGCACGGGACCGCCCCCATCGCGGCCCCGGCGCACGACGCCGTTTCCTCGCCCTCGACCCCCTACCGTTGGACCAACGCCTCTTACCTGTTCCCGGTCTCGGGAATCCCCTCCGCACGCCTGCTGCCGCTGATGACCTGGGACGCCTCGGACGGCTACGTGCTCCTCTTCGGCGGCGTCAGCTCTGGCTACGAGACGGACACGTGGACGTACCTCAACGGGACGTGGACGAACATCACGAGCTCGGTCGGTACGCACCCCCCGAGCTTGATCGCCGGAACGATGGCCTTCGACCCGTCCACGAACTCGGTCGTCCTGTTCTCGGGCGCGAACCCGAGCGTCGGCATCGTGAACTACACGTGGACCTACCACGACAAGGTCTGGACGAACATCACGTCGAGCGCGGGCGCTGCCCCGCCGGCCGACGAGTTCGCTTCGCTGGCGACCGACACGGCGGCCGATGAGCTCGTGCTCGTCGAGACGACCGTGAGCGGCCTGCAGACCTGGACGTTCAAGGACGGCACCTGGACCAACGTGACCGCCGCCTCGGCCCAGCCCGGCTACGCCTACTACCCGCTGGTCGCGGACGACCCGGCCGACTCGGGCGTGCTGCTCACGGGAGTGGCGTCCAACAGCCCCACCATCACTGCGCCGTTCTACCCCGCGACCTGGCTCTACAAGTCCGGGGTCTGGGAGAACCTGTCGGCCGCGAACGCCGGCGTGGTCATCCTGTACAGCCAGCTGACGCCGGTGCTGCAGTACCTGCCGGCGGCCGGCGCGGTCGTCGCCTTCCAGTCGTACTGGGTCACGACGGCCGGCGAGATCACCGAGTTCCCGACGAGCTGGCTGTTCGCGAACGGGGTCTGGACGAACATCACGGCCGCGGTCGGGATCGGCCCCGGCCTGGACTTCTACTCCGGCGCTACCGCCCTTCCCGACGACAGCGCCGTGATGCTGTTCTCGGGCGAGACGACCGCCGGCCTCGTCAACCAGACCTGGTTCTTCTCCGCCCCGCCGGTGGTCAGCGCCCGCGCGGCGCCGGCCACGGTCGACGCGGGCGGCTCGGTGACCCTCAGCGCGAGCGTGAGCTACGGGCTCAGCCCGGACTCGGTCTCGTGGTCGTACGGCGACGGCGGTACCGGCACGGGCCCCTCGGGCTCGCACACCTACGCGGCGGCGGGCATCTATGCCGCCACCGCCTCGGCCACCGACTTCGTCGGGCAGGCCGGTCAGGGAACCGCGCCGGTGCTGGTGAACGCCGCCCCGTCGGCCGCGATCACCGTCGCGCCGTCGTCCCCCTCGGCGGGTAGCGCCGTGGGCCTCGTTGCGACGGTCACCGGCGGCACCGCGCCGTTCACCTACGCCTGGACGCTCGGGGACGGCAGCACGGCGGCGACCGCCTCCGTCACGCACACCTACGGCAGCAGCGGGACCTACTCGGTGGGACTCACCGTGACCGACGCGGCCGGCGTGAGCGCGAAGGCGACCGCGACGGTCACCGTCTCGGCCGCGAGCTCGTCGGTCGACCTGACGAGCGGCACCGGCCTGTACCTGCTGATCGGCATCATCGCGCTCGCCGTCGTGGCCGTGATCCTGGGCGTGATGCTGGCGCGCAAGGGACGAGGATCCCACCCGCCGCCCCCGATGGCCTACTCGCCGCCGCCCGCGCCCGGTGGTGGGCCTCCGCCCGGCGCGACCTAGGGGCGCAGCGCTCCCGGACCAACCCCTTTCTCGGGGGCCGGCCCCGCCGGTCCCCGTCCTTTCCTTCCCGGCGAACCTAGGCGAAGTGCCGGCTCACCGCGAGCAGGTAGACGAACAGCACGAGCGCGAGGATGAACCCGAGCGAGATGAAGTCGCGCGCGAGGCCGTAGACGACCATCTCGAAGGCGAGGAACAGCAGCATCAGCACGAGCGCCCACAGGCGCAGGTGCCAGAGGCCGACCGCCACGCCGAGGATGATCAGCCCGATGATCGCGACGATGGCCCCGGCGATCACGCCGGTCTGGCCGAAGACGCTGACGTTGAAGCTGCTGCCGAGCGAGGCGAGGGCGGCCGAGCCGACCGCGATCAAGAGGCCGACGACGAACTCCAGGAACCCGTAGATCCCGATCAGGATCGCGACGATCGCCACGAGGATCGGTCGGCTCTTGCGTTGCTCGACCGGTTGACCGTAGGCGTTGTAGCTCATTCCGCGCTCTGTCCGGACCCGGACCGTCCCCGCGTTCGTGTCCGGACTATTTATCTCTTGGTGCGACGGCCCGCGATCGAGGACTCCCGCTCGGCCGCCCCGTCCAACCGAGGGGTTATAGAAGTCCGAGCCAACGTAGAATCCCGGATGGCCCAGTCTGAGGCGCGGCCGCCCGAGGCCCGGACGTGATCACCCAGGTCACCGGCAACGGTCGGATCCTGCTCACCGTCAACCAGAACGGCGAGTGGAACGAGCTGTTCTACCCGTTCCCTGGGCAGTTCCAGCACCTGCGCGAGATGCGGGTCGGCCTCTTCGACGTCCCGGCCTCGCGATTCGCCTGGCTGCGCCAGGGCAACGGCTACGAGATCCGGCAGACGCCCTACGGCGGCGGCCACCTCCCCAACGTCATCTGGACGGGCCACGGCCTCCAGCTGAGCGTTCGGGACCACGTGCATCCGAACCACGACCTGATCGCCCGGGTCTTCCGGGTCCGGGCGGAGCCGGCGCGACCGGTACGCCTGTTCGCCTACCACGCGTTCCAGATCGCGGAGTCGATGTACCAGGACACGGCGTTCGTCGACCCGACGACCGCGACCCTCGTGCACTACAAGCGCGGCTACTTCTTCGAGTTCTTCTCCGATCCTCCGTACTCGCGCGCCGTCTGCGGCGAGCACACGCTCAAGGGGCTCAAGGGGACGTACGTCGACGCCGAGGACGGCCGCCTCGAGGGACGGGCCGTGGCGCACGGAGCCGCCGACAGCGTGATGGAGTGGGATCTCGAGCCCGGCCCGGACCGGGACGTCGAGGTCCGCCTCTTCCTGGCGGCCGGCCGCGGCCTGCCCGCCGTCCACCAGGTCCGCGACTACGTTCGGGCCGGCGGCTCAGCCCGCTTCGTCCGCGAGTCCGAGCGCTTCTGGGACACCTGGGTGCAGCGCCGACTGCCCCGCGCCCCCCGCCAGCTCAGCGACCACGCGCGCCAGGTCTACCGCGCGAGCGTGCTGATGATGCGTCACGCCACGGGCGCGAACGGAGCCGTGATCGCCTCGCCCGACACGAGCTCGCTCGTGCGGGCCGGCGACACCTACAACTTCTGCTGGTGGCGCGACGGGGGCTACGTGTCGAAGGCGATGGACGAGGCGGGTCTCTACGAGAACGCCTCGCGCTTCCTCGAGTTCGCCCGCACCTGCCAGGAACCGGACGGCTCGTTCTTCCACCGCCACTTCCCCGACGGTGCGATCGGCAGCACGTGGCACCCGCCGCCGTTCCTGCAGATCGACCAGACCGCGACCGTCATCGCGGCCGTCTGGCACCATTTCAAGCGGGGCGCCGACCCCGACGTACTGCTCGGCTTCTGGCCGCTCGTCAAGGATGCGGCGAGCTTCCTCGCCAGCTTCCGGGACCCCGCGACCGGGCTCCCCGCCCCCAGTTTCGACCTGTGGGAGGAACGCCTCGGGATCCACGCCTACTCGACCGCCGCGGTGGCGCATGCCCTCGAGCGCGCGGCCAGGGTCGCCGAGGAGATCGGCAAGGACCCGAGCGCCTGGCGGACCGCGAGCCGCGAGGTCCTCGACGCCGCCCGCCGGGAGTTCTGGGACGCCGAGCGCGGTCGCTTCGTCCGCTCGGTCGCGCCGCGCGACGAGCGCCTGGACGCCTCGATCCTGCTCGCCCTCAAGCACGGGCTCCTCGGCTGGGAGGAACCGCGCACCCGCGCGGTCGTCGACGGTATCGAGGCCCGGCTGTGGAATCCCGAGCTCGGCGGGCTCGCCCGCTACGAGGGCGACGAGTACTACGGCAAGGAGAACCCGTGGATCATCTGCACGCTGTGGCTCGCCGAGGCCCGCCTGCGCCTCGGCGACCGGCCCCGTTGCCGCGAGCTAATCGAGTGGGCCGCCTCGCACGCGACCCCGACGCTGATGCTGCCCGAGCAGATCGACCGGGCGAGCGGAGAGCCCAAGAGCGCGACGCCCCTCACCTGGTCGCACTCGACGTTCGTCGACGTCGTCCACAAGTATGCCGAAGCCGAGACGCGCGGCGAGGTCCCCGAAGAGTAGACCCGCGACGGGTCGCGTGCTCGGTATCGACCTCGGGGCGACCAAGGTCATCAGCGGCCTCGTCGACGAGTCCGGCCGGATCCTCCACCACAGCGGGCGCCACGTCCACGCGAACGACGGACCCGGGGGCGTCATCCGGACGGTCGCCCGCGCGGCGCGGGCCAGCCTCGGCGACGGGGCCGCCCTCCCGAGCCGCGTGGGAATCGCGGTCGCCGCCCAGGTCGACCCTCGCACCGGGACGGTCGTCCACGCGCCGAACCTCGGATGGCGCGATGTGCCGCTCGCCCGACGCCTCTCCGAGGAGCTGGGGGCCTCGGTGACCGTCATCAACGACGCCCGCGCGGCGGCGCTCGCCGAGTGGAAGCACGGCGCGGGGATCGGGGTCCACGACCTGTTCTGCCTCAGCCTCGGTACGGGTGTCGGAGGGGCGGCCATCGTCGGCGGCCGGCTGCTCGAGGGCGGCAGCCACGCCCTCGGCGAGGTCGGCCACATGACGATCGTCGTCGGGGGCCGGCGCTGCCACTGTCCGAACTGGGGCTGCCTCGAGGCGTACGTCGGGGGTTGGGCGATCGCCGAGCGCGCTCGCGAGACCGTCCGGGCGGAGCCGTCCGCCGGTGCCGGTCTGGTGGCCCGCGCCGGCAGCGCCGACGCGATCACCGCGCAGACCGTCTTCCAGTCGTACCGGGCCGGCGACGCGCTCGCGGGACGGATCGTCCGCGAGACCGAGCGGTTCCTCGCGGACGGCGTCGTGGGGCTCGTGAACGCCTTCAATCCATCGCTCCTGATCCTGCAGGGCGGCCTCGTCGCCGGCATGCCCGAGTTCGTTCCCGTCGTCGAGTCGGCGATCCGCGCCCGGTGCCAGCCGCCGGCCGCCGGCGCGCGGGTCGTCACCGCCCAGCTCGGGGAGGACGCGGCCGTCGTCGGGGCCGCGTGCGTCGCCCGCGACCCGCGCTCGCTCGGTTGAACGGAATTACACAGCGCGGTGCGACGATATCTTCGGCGGGCGCTCGGATATTTGAGTTTTCAGAAGGCTTAAACAAGTCAAGGGTCTCCCGTGCGCAATGTCAGCACAGGCCACGGGAGGCTCGCCGGCTCCGCCGGCGACCACGGCGGGGCAGGACTACACGCGGAGAGCGAAGCGAAGCTCGGCGGTCTGGGCGATCGTGGTCGTCGTGGTGGCGATCGCGGCCGGCCTGGGGGGGTACTACTATGGGCATAGTACCGCCGCTTCGACCAGCTCGAGCAGTGCGACGGTGACCTACTACGACGACCTTTCCAGCAGCGAGGCGACCTTCATGACGCAGGTTCTGATACCTCAGTTCGAGGCCGCCCACCCGAACATCGGGATCAACTACGTGAACATCGACGCGAGCGACATGGTCACGAAGGTCGCCGCGCTCGTGCAGGCGAACGACGTCGGGACGACCCTCCTCGCGGAGGACAACCTGGACATCGGCGAGCTGCTCTACTCTTCGACCGGTAACGACCTGATGAACCTCACGTCGATCGCCTCGGTGATCCAGCCCACCACGATGATCCCGAGCATGACGGGCGTCACGACCTACGAGACGCACGCCTTCGGCGGCGAGTACTTCATCCCGTTCCGGGCGAACACGCCGCTCGTCTGGCTCAACACGACGGCGCTCGGCGCCGCGGGCCTGTCCACGACGCAGGGCCCCCAGACGTTCGCTGACCTGCTCTCGGACGCGCAGACTCTGTCCTCGAAGGGCGACGCGACGCCCGTGATGTTCCAGGGCGGCGCGGGCGACGACACGGCGACCGAGATGTTCCAGTGGGAGGTCCAGTTCGGCGGGAACCCGATGGTCTACAACGACTTCGGGGACCTGCAGGCGATGTCGTACCTGTACAACCTGAGCGCGTACATGAACCCCGGGTACAAGCAGGCGATCTACAGCGAGTACGCGGGACTCGCCCAGGGCAAGTACCAGATCCTCGACTACCAGTGGCCGTACGTCTACTCGCTGCTGACCGGCGGGAACACGTCGATCACCCCGATGAACGCGAACACCCTGCTGGTCTACCCGGGCCCGAACGGCACGGGCGCCCAGGCCTCGGACCACGTCATCGGCGGCGATGTGCTCGCGATCCCGAAGGGGGCGACGAACCTCTGGGCGATCGAGACGTTCGCGCAGTACCTGCTCTCGGCTCCGGCGCAACAGTTGCTGATGGTCGACACGGGCAACCCCGCGGTCAACGCGGCGGCCTACATCGGGCTCCCCGGTGACCAGTCGACCGTGGACATCGCGATCGAGCAGGCGCTCGAGAACCCGGTGTTCCGGCCTCCGGTGCCCTGGATCGAGACATGGGTCGCGGACTTCTACAACGACATCTTCACGCCGTTCGTCCTGAACAATTTGGGGACCGGATCCTGGTCGGCCCTCGTCGGGGACGCGGGCACCGCGAACTCGGCGCTCTCGGCCTATCTGACCGCGAACTACGGGTCGTCGGTTGCCAGCCAGTACGCGGCGGGCGACTTCGGACCCCTGTACGTCTGAGCGGAGGGACGGCGCTCCGAGGTAGAGAGGACCCAACCCGTTCATGGCTATCGACCACCAGGGCGGGCGCCCACCCGCCCCGGTGGCCACCTTTTTCCAGCGTCACCAGGACCAGCTGATCCCGTTCCTATTCGTCCTCCCCGCGCTCGCCTACGTCGGCGCCTTCGCCTTCTACCCGACCGCGCAGACGATCCAGTACAGCTTCCAGACCCGCATCCTCTCCTTCACCTTCTACAACTACCAAGCGAACGTCCAATCCGGCCTCTACTCGTGGATCGGCAACACGCTGTGGCTGACGGCCGCGGCGCTGACGATCCAGTTCGTCCTCGCGCTCGCGGTCGCCTCAATCCTGAACCGGACCTTC harbors:
- a CDS encoding glycoside hydrolase family 57 protein, whose protein sequence is MKIVLYLHLHQPWRLARFRFLDLGSGRTYFDLDRNLGIFRGIAERCYRPALDRLLANLEGDPDFRLSLSITGTFVEQARAAAPDVLDKIRALIATEHVAIVAETYYHSLAFLLPPPELAEEVALHRQMLRAEFGVEPKVLRMTELAYSDDLGRFAEKERFHGMLAEGWEGVLRGEPPTYRYCAAPAPTLMLLLRHYPLSDDVGFRFSSTAWSEYPLTAEKYARWLGATPGELIGLFMDFETFGEHHPARSGILEFLSALPRAVRQQGGLEWATVDEAIQGPPRAPLSVPYTMSWADQNRDLGAWLGNDLQRSAFEAAKKVGLAVLQSGDAAIITDWRKLLTSDHFYYMYVTGHGADQGVHQYFSSYDSPYDAYANYMNALTDLRRRALEKLGVPTLK
- a CDS encoding PKD domain-containing protein — translated: MAPLGARRSPARTLLIALAVGMFLAAGLAAAVADPGVPAGFSARITSVGSIGSENLASAQASILHGTAPIAAPAHDAVSSPSTPYRWTNASYLFPVSGIPSARLLPLMTWDASDGYVLLFGGVSSGYETDTWTYLNGTWTNITSSVGTHPPSLIAGTMAFDPSTNSVVLFSGANPSVGIVNYTWTYHDKVWTNITSSAGAAPPADEFASLATDTAADELVLVETTVSGLQTWTFKDGTWTNVTAASAQPGYAYYPLVADDPADSGVLLTGVASNSPTITAPFYPATWLYKSGVWENLSAANAGVVILYSQLTPVLQYLPAAGAVVAFQSYWVTTAGEITEFPTSWLFANGVWTNITAAVGIGPGLDFYSGATALPDDSAVMLFSGETTAGLVNQTWFFSAPPVVSARAAPATVDAGGSVTLSASVSYGLSPDSVSWSYGDGGTGTGPSGSHTYAAAGIYAATASATDFVGQAGQGTAPVLVNAAPSAAITVAPSSPSAGSAVGLVATVTGGTAPFTYAWTLGDGSTAATASVTHTYGSSGTYSVGLTVTDAAGVSAKATATVTVSAASSSVDLTSGTGLYLLIGIIALAVVAVILGVMLARKGRGSHPPPPMAYSPPPAPGGGPPPGAT
- a CDS encoding glycoside hydrolase family 15 protein, whose amino-acid sequence is MITQVTGNGRILLTVNQNGEWNELFYPFPGQFQHLREMRVGLFDVPASRFAWLRQGNGYEIRQTPYGGGHLPNVIWTGHGLQLSVRDHVHPNHDLIARVFRVRAEPARPVRLFAYHAFQIAESMYQDTAFVDPTTATLVHYKRGYFFEFFSDPPYSRAVCGEHTLKGLKGTYVDAEDGRLEGRAVAHGAADSVMEWDLEPGPDRDVEVRLFLAAGRGLPAVHQVRDYVRAGGSARFVRESERFWDTWVQRRLPRAPRQLSDHARQVYRASVLMMRHATGANGAVIASPDTSSLVRAGDTYNFCWWRDGGYVSKAMDEAGLYENASRFLEFARTCQEPDGSFFHRHFPDGAIGSTWHPPPFLQIDQTATVIAAVWHHFKRGADPDVLLGFWPLVKDAASFLASFRDPATGLPAPSFDLWEERLGIHAYSTAAVAHALERAARVAEEIGKDPSAWRTASREVLDAARREFWDAERGRFVRSVAPRDERLDASILLALKHGLLGWEEPRTRAVVDGIEARLWNPELGGLARYEGDEYYGKENPWIICTLWLAEARLRLGDRPRCRELIEWAASHATPTLMLPEQIDRASGEPKSATPLTWSHSTFVDVVHKYAEAETRGEVPEE
- a CDS encoding ROK family protein, which encodes MLGIDLGATKVISGLVDESGRILHHSGRHVHANDGPGGVIRTVARAARASLGDGAALPSRVGIAVAAQVDPRTGTVVHAPNLGWRDVPLARRLSEELGASVTVINDARAAALAEWKHGAGIGVHDLFCLSLGTGVGGAAIVGGRLLEGGSHALGEVGHMTIVVGGRRCHCPNWGCLEAYVGGWAIAERARETVRAEPSAGAGLVARAGSADAITAQTVFQSYRAGDALAGRIVRETERFLADGVVGLVNAFNPSLLILQGGLVAGMPEFVPVVESAIRARCQPPAAGARVVTAQLGEDAAVVGAACVARDPRSLG
- a CDS encoding ABC transporter substrate-binding protein, coding for MSAQATGGSPAPPATTAGQDYTRRAKRSSAVWAIVVVVVAIAAGLGGYYYGHSTAASTSSSSATVTYYDDLSSSEATFMTQVLIPQFEAAHPNIGINYVNIDASDMVTKVAALVQANDVGTTLLAEDNLDIGELLYSSTGNDLMNLTSIASVIQPTTMIPSMTGVTTYETHAFGGEYFIPFRANTPLVWLNTTALGAAGLSTTQGPQTFADLLSDAQTLSSKGDATPVMFQGGAGDDTATEMFQWEVQFGGNPMVYNDFGDLQAMSYLYNLSAYMNPGYKQAIYSEYAGLAQGKYQILDYQWPYVYSLLTGGNTSITPMNANTLLVYPGPNGTGAQASDHVIGGDVLAIPKGATNLWAIETFAQYLLSAPAQQLLMVDTGNPAVNAAAYIGLPGDQSTVDIAIEQALENPVFRPPVPWIETWVADFYNDIFTPFVLNNLGTGSWSALVGDAGTANSALSAYLTANYGSSVASQYAAGDFGPLYV